One genomic region from Streptomyces sp. Li-HN-5-11 encodes:
- a CDS encoding DoxX family protein, whose translation MTHGVRTDTQAAYAGRRGDWRDTAARYALLPLRVFLGVTFIYAGLDKITDSAFLRGSGSGSIGEMMRGVRDSSAIPALVDLALKSPSGFGCAIAIGELAVGLGTLVGLLGRLAALGGALISLSLWLTVSWTATPYYYGNDLAYLMAWLPLVLAGTPTFSLDAVLRARRRQRAVDYQ comes from the coding sequence ATGACTCACGGCGTTCGAACGGACACACAGGCCGCTTATGCCGGTCGGCGGGGAGACTGGCGGGACACCGCCGCCCGCTACGCCCTCCTTCCCCTCCGCGTCTTCCTGGGTGTCACGTTCATCTACGCCGGCCTGGACAAAATCACGGACAGCGCTTTCCTGCGAGGGTCCGGTTCCGGGTCGATCGGCGAGATGATGCGCGGGGTGCGCGACTCCTCCGCCATCCCGGCCCTCGTCGACCTGGCCCTGAAGAGCCCGTCCGGCTTCGGCTGCGCCATCGCCATCGGTGAACTGGCCGTCGGTCTCGGCACCCTGGTGGGCCTGCTGGGCCGCCTGGCCGCGCTCGGCGGTGCGCTGATCTCCCTCAGCCTGTGGCTCACGGTCAGCTGGACCGCAACCCCCTACTACTACGGCAACGATCTCGCCTACCTGATGGCCTGGCTGCCCCTCGTCCTCGCCGGCACCCCGACGTTCTCCCTCGACGCCGTCCTCCGGGCGCGGCGACGGCAGAGGGCCGTCGACTACCAGTAG